The following coding sequences lie in one Xiphophorus maculatus strain JP 163 A chromosome 4, X_maculatus-5.0-male, whole genome shotgun sequence genomic window:
- the LOC102216933 gene encoding tight junction protein ZO-1-like isoform X10, which yields MKYQKYITVMQMAMGVTASNKDCLPTKRQLWVTPQEGDASPSDASGSSSGPVGATAGAGAISLPATSTLSLPLSQAKPSLRRIKGRIHRSKSLDSMDLLDSNSAAMEETIIWEQHTVTLHRAPGFGFGIAISGGRDNPHFQSGETSIVISDVLKGGPAEGLLQENDRVVMVNGVSMDNVEHAYAVQQLRKSGKNAKITIRRKRKVQIPVSKPGDRETMSEHEEEYSDEDDGYDRQGQGDRNRQSAFGGTSGGAGRRHDRERSNSGRRDHSNSRERSISPRSDHRSHSSSAPAKPSKVTLVKSRKNEEYGLRLASHIFVKDISPESLAARDGNIREGDVVLKINGTVTENLSLIDAKKLIERSKGKLKMVVQRDERATLLNIPDLDDSIPSANNSDRDDISEIHSLTSDHSNRSHGIGQSHSPDRPETADLPRQSPRQISNGSYRSREEDRISKPGGMSTPVKIFDDGVLSQASDQASSINDKQLPPLPEPKPVYAQPGQPDVDLPVSPSDAPVPSAAHDESILRPSMKLVKFKKGESVGLRLAGGNDVGIFVAGVLEDSPAAKEGLEEGDQILRVNNVDFANIIREEAVLFLLDLPRGDMVTILAQKKKDVYRKIVESDVGDSFYIRTHFEYEKESPYGLSFNKGEVFRVVDTLYNGKLGSWLAIRIGKNHQEVERGIIPNKNRAEQLSSVQYTLPKTPGGDRADFWRFRGLRSSKRNLRKSREDLSAQPVQTKFPAYERVVLREAGFLRPVVIFGPIADVAREKLAREEPDIFELARSEPRDAGTNQKSSGIIRLHTIKQIIDKDKHAVLDITPNAVDRLNYAQWYPIVVFLNPDTKQGVKNMRTRLCPDSRKSARKLFDRALKLRKNNHHLFTTTINLNSMNDGWFGALKEIIQQQQNQLVWVSEGKADGATDDDLDLHDDRLSYLSAPGSEYSMYSTDSRHTSDYEDTDTEGGAYTDQELDETLNDDVGLPAEPAITRSSEPVREEPPVIQEPPGYVAYSHSAQPDPLNRIDPAGFKAPVPQQKAEATPSISRQPEPLAEAVPPAADVTVKTVGALSLDEVPAAPYSKPSPSQEAGSLRRPTPELAPQSVTPEPLRSGLAGPEPKMFQKDPYGMENTGRITNSMKAVNYNPPQPYHPDQQSYRDYDHPPNRYDVSSGAGSYPESQYRSNDHIPLYENSVPQYDQQQWNPYGQPPSASNSQGYDLRLRYSDGSDAQYTPPLRYDEPPPQQGFDVRPRYGKPTGPGPVHYDDLPPPPQGSDLGYNQDSHLGYPSASRSPELAPQRPAYNQGPSLQPKGYKPQHYDPTPANSVASLTPPPKAETDSPSPVEVAQLAPSRDEPQEEDPAMRPQSVLTRVKMFENKRSVSVDRARDAGESTGNRAADLPLKAGGVIPKANSLSNLDQEKNFRAPEPQRLQSKAVDDIVRSNHYDPDEDEDYYRKQLSYFDRLQTGPNKSQPQAQTTHSFPRTESVDKPSPLEKKYEPVPQVTPSLPPATLPKPSAEVKPPARENTVQSNFLPQKSFPEKSPVNGTSEQPPKTTGAPSSFNRFVPKPFTTSAKPFARMFDSPKFNHNLLSNDKPEIAPKGPTSTAVKPQIPPQPQNADHDSGVDTFTRTVDNRPKHQQNNVNAVPKAIPVSPSALEDDEDEDEGHTVVATARGIFNSNGGVLSSIETGVSIIIPQGAIPDGVEQEIYFKVCRDNSILPPLDKEKGETLLSPLVMCGPHGLKFLKPVELRLPHCASMTPDGDPKSWQNKSLPGDPNYLVGANCVSVLIDHF from the exons AGTGCAGCAATGGAAGAAACAATAATATGGGAACAGCACACAGTGACTCTTCACAGG GCACCTGGATTTGGGTTTGGGATTGCCATCTCCGGTGGACGAGACAACCCTCACTTCCAGAGTGGAGAGACGTCCATTGTTATATCCGATGTGTTGAAAGGAGGACCTGCAGAGGGTCTGCTACA AGAAAACGATCGAGTCGTGATGGTCAACGGCGTCTCCATGGATAACGTAGAACATGCATATGCTGTTCAGCAGCTGCGCAAGAGTGGCAAAAACGCAAAGATT aCTATTCGTCggaaaagaaaagtacaaatCCCAGTTTCCAAGCCCGGCGATAGGGAGACGATGTCCGAGCACGAGGAAGAGTACAGCGATGAGGACGACGGTTACGATCGCCAAGGTCAAGGCGATCGTAACCGCCAAAGTGCCTTCGGGGGCACAAGCGGAGGCGCTGGCAGGCGTCACGACAGGGAGCGGAGCAACAGCGGGAGGCGGGATCACAGTAACTCACGGGAGAGAAGCATCTCACCACGATCTGATCACCGATCACATTCCTCATCTGCTCCTGCTAAGCCCTCCAAGGTCACCCTAGTCAAGTCTCGCAAAAATGAAG AATATGGCCTACGGCTGGCCAGCCACATCTTCGTGAAAGACATTTCTCCAGAGAGCCTGGCTGCCAGAGATGGAAACATCCGGGAGGGAGATGTTGTGCTAAAG ATCAATGGCACCGTTACAGAGAACCTCTCGCTGATAGATGCCAAGAAACTGATTGAGAGGTCAAAGGGCAAGCTGAAGATGGTGGTGCAGAGAGATGAAAGAGCCACGCTGCTCAACATTCCCGACCTTGACGATAGCATCCCGTCAGCCAATAACTCAGACAGAGATG ACATTTCAGAGATCCATTCGCTGACATCTGACCATTCCAACCGATCCCATGGGATAGGCCAATCACACTCACCTGACAGGCCGGAGACCGCAGACCTCCCCCGTCAATCCCCTCGGCAGATAAGCAACGGCAG cTATCGAAGTCGAGAGGAGGACCGCATCTCCAAACCAGGAGGCATGTCCACTCCGGTCAAAATCTTTGATGACGGTGTTTTGTCTCAGGCCAGCGACCAGGCCAGCTCCATCAATGACAAACAGTTACCTCCGCTGCCTG AACCAAAGCCAGTTTATGCACAGCCTGGTCAGCCAGATGTAGACCTGCCTGTCAGCCCCTCTGATGCACCGGTGCCCAGCGCCGCTCACGACGAAAGCATCCTCAG GCCAAGTATGAAGTTGGTCAAATTCAAGAAGGGAGAGAGTGTTGGGCTGCGGTTAGCAGGGGGGAACGACGTGGGAATATTTGTGGCAGGAGTTTTAGAGGATAGTCCAGCTGCCAAGGAGGGGTTGGAGGAGGGGGACCAGATTCTCAGG GTCAACAATGTGGACTTTGCCAACATCATCCGAGAAGAggcagttttgtttctgctggaTCTCCCAAGAGGAGACATGGTTACCATTCTggcacagaagaaaaaagatg TGTATAGGAAGATTGTGGAGTCGGACGTCGGTGACTCCTTCTACATTCGGACACATTTCGAGTATGAAAAGGAATCTCCGTACGGCTTGAGCTTTAACAAGGGTGAGGTTTTCCGTGTGGTAGATACGCTCTACAATGGCAAGTTGGGTTCCTGGCTCGCTATCCGCATTGGGAAGAATCACCAAGAAGTGGAAAGAGGCATCATTCCCAACAagaacag aGCGGAGCAGCTATCTAGTGTGCAGTACACCCTTCCTAAAACTCCAGGGGGCGACAGAGCAGACTTCTGGAGGTTCAGAGGGTTGCGAAGTTCTAAGAGGAATTTGCGGAAAAGCCGGGAGGACCTGTCGGCTCAGCCGGTTCAGACCAAGTTCCCAGCCTACGAGAGGGTTGTGCTGAGGGAAG CTGGATTCCTGAGGCCAGTGGTTATCTTTGGGCCAATTGCAGATGTGGCCAGAGAGAAACTGGCCAGGGAGGAGCCGGACATTTTTGAGCTAGCAA GGAGCGAACCGAGGGACGCAGGAACCAACCAGAAAAGCTCGGGCATCATTCGCCTGCATACCATCAAGCAAATCATTGATAAA GACAAGCATGCGGTTCTGGACATCACCCCCAACGCTGTGGACCGTCTGAACTACGCTCAGTGGTATCCCATCGTTGTGTTTCTAAACCCAGACACCAAACAGGGGGTCAAGAACATGAGGACACGGCTCTGCCCCGATTCCAGAAAGAGTGCTAGAAAGCTTTTTGATCGAGCTCTCAAGTTACGGAAGAACAACCACCACCTCTTCACCA CAACCATTAACCTGAACAGCATGAATGACGGTTGGTTTGGAGCCCTGAAAGAAAtaatccagcagcagcagaaccagttgGTGTGGGTGTCAGAAGGAAAG GCTGATGGGGCAACCGATGACGACCTAGACCTCCATGACGACCGCCTCTCCTACCTGTCGGCACCGGGCAGTGAGTATTCCATGTACAGCACCGACAGCCGGCACACCTCTGACTACGAGGACACGGACACGGAGGGCGGGGCCTACACCGACCAGGAGTTGGACGAGACGCTGAACGACGACGTGGGTCTGCCCGCCGAGCCGGCCATCACACGCTCTTCGGAGCCCGTACGTGAGGAGCCGCCAGTCATCCAGGAGCCCCCCGGCTACGTGGCCTACTCTCACTCGGCGCAGCCGGACCCGCTGAACCGCATCGATCCGGCTGGGTTCAAAGCCCCAGTGCCGCAGCAG AAAGCAGAGGCCACGCCTAGCATCTCCAGGCAGCCTGAGCCCCTGGCTGAGGCAGTGCCCCCTGCTGCCGACGTTACTGTAAAAACTGTAGGGGCTCTGAGCCTTGATGAGGTTCCTGCAGCTCCTTACAGCAAGCCGAGCCCCAGCCAAGAGGCTGGCTCGCTTAGGAGGCCCACCCCTGAGCTAGCACCTCAGAGCGTCACCCCAGAGCCTCTACGGTCCGGACTGGCTGGTCCAGAACCAAAG ATGTTTCAGAAGGATCCTTACGGCATGGAAAACACAGGGAGAATCACTAACAGCATGAAGGCTGTCAATTACAACCCTCCGCAGCCGTACCACCCCGACCAGCAGTCGTACCGGGATTACGACCACCCGCCGAATCGCTATGACGTCAGCAGCGGGGCCGGGTCTTACCCGGAGTCGCAGTACAGAAGCAACGACCACATCCCGCTCTATGAGAACAGCGTGCCTCAGTACGACCAGCAGCAGTGGAATCCCTACGGCCAGCCGCCCTCTGCTTCCAACTCCCAGGGTTACGATCTCCGGCTGCGTTACAGTGATGGCTCCGATGCGCAGTACACCCCACCTCTACGCTACGACGAACCCCCACCACAGCAGGGATTCGATGTGCGACCTCGCTACGGCAAACCTACAGGTCCGGGCCCGGTTCATTACGACGACCTCCCGCCGCCTCCTCAAGGATCTGACCTCGGCTACAACCAGGATTCCCACCTGGGGTATCCCTCAGCCAGCCGATCCCCAGAACTAGCCCCTCAACGACCCGCCTATAACCAAGGACCCAGCTTGCAGCCGAAAGGCTACAAACCTCAGCACTACGACCCGACTCCAGCAAACTCTGTAGCCAGCCTTACTCCTCCTCCTAAAGCCGAGACAGACTCGCCTTCCCCTGTGGAAGTTGCTCAACTCGCACCTTCCAGAGACGAGCCGCAGGAGGAAGACCCTGCCATGCGACCCCAGTCGGTCCTCACCAGGGTCAAGATGTTTGAGAACAAACGGTCTGTGTCTGTGGACCGCGCCAGAGATGCAGGGGAATCCACTGGAAACAGG GCAGCTGATTTACCCCTGAAAGCAGGTGGTGTGATCCCTAAAGCAAATTCTCTGAGCAACCTGGATCAAGAGAAGAACTTTAG AGCTCCAGAGCCCCAGAGACTGCAGTCCAAGGCAGTCGATGACATTGTCCGCTCTAACCATTACGATCCTGATGAGGACGAGGATTACTACAGGAAGCAGCTGTCCTACTTTGACAGACTTCAGACCGGCCCTAACAAATCCCAGCCACAAGCACAAACAACTCACAGCTTCCCCAG GACTGAGTCCGTAGACAAACCGAGTCCACTGGAGAAAAAGTATGAACCGGTTCCTCAGGTTACCCCCTCTCTGCCACCAGCCACACTGCCTAAACCGTCAGCTGAAG TCAAGCCTCCAGCCCGAGAAAACACTGTCCAGAGCAACTTCCTGCCTCAGAAGAGTTTCCCCGAAAAGTCTCCAGTTAACGGCACAAGCGAGCAGCCTCCAAAGACGACGGGGGCGCCGTCTAGCTTTAACCGCTTCGTTCCCAAGCCCTTCACCACCTCAGCCAAACCTTTCGCGCGGATGTTCGACAGTCCGAAATTCAACCACAATCTTCTGTCCAACGATAAACCTGAGATTGCACCAAAG GGTCCAACCTCCACTGCAGTAAAGCCTCAGATCCCCCCGCAGCCTCAGAACGCGGACCACGACAGCGGCGTGGACACCTTCACACGCACTGTGGATAACCGCCCCAAACACCAGCAGAATAACGTCAACGCCGTTCCCAAGGCCATCCCTGTGAG CCCGAGCGCCCTCGAAGACGACGAGGATGAAGACGAGGGTCACACTGTGGTCGCCACCGCTCGCGGCATCTTCAACAGTAACGGCGGCGTCCTGAGCTCCATCGAAACAGGTGTCAGCATAATTATCCCGCAGGGTGCCATCCCCGACGGAGTGGAGCAGGAGATCTACTTCAAGGTCTGCCGAGACAACAGCATCCTGCCGCCGCTCGACAAGGAGAAAG
- the LOC102216933 gene encoding tight junction protein ZO-1-like isoform X9 — protein sequence MKYQKYITVMQMAMGVTASNKDCLPTKRQLWVTPQEGDASPSDASGSSSGPVGATAGAGAISLPATSTLSLPLSQAKPSLRRIKGRIHRSKSLDSMDLLDSNSAAMEETIIWEQHTVTLHRAPGFGFGIAISGGRDNPHFQSGETSIVISDVLKGGPAEGLLQENDRVVMVNGVSMDNVEHAYAVQQLRKSGKNAKITIRRKRKVQIPVSKPGDRETMSEHEEEYSDEDDGYDRQGQGDRNRQSAFGGTSGGAGRRHDRERSNSGRRDHSNSRERSISPRSDHRSHSSSAPAKPSKVTLVKSRKNEEYGLRLASHIFVKDISPESLAARDGNIREGDVVLKINGTVTENLSLIDAKKLIERSKGKLKMVVQRDERATLLNIPDLDDSIPSANNSDRDDISEIHSLTSDHSNRSHGIGQSHSPDRPETADLPRQSPRQISNGSYRSREEDRISKPGGMSTPVKIFDDGVLSQASDQASSINDKQLPPLPEPKPVYAQPGQPDVDLPVSPSDAPVPSAAHDESILRPSMKLVKFKKGESVGLRLAGGNDVGIFVAGVLEDSPAAKEGLEEGDQILRVNNVDFANIIREEAVLFLLDLPRGDMVTILAQKKKDVYRKIVESDVGDSFYIRTHFEYEKESPYGLSFNKGEVFRVVDTLYNGKLGSWLAIRIGKNHQEVERGIIPNKNRAEQLSSVQYTLPKTPGGDRADFWRFRGLRSSKRNLRKSREDLSAQPVQTKFPAYERVVLREAGFLRPVVIFGPIADVAREKLAREEPDIFELARSEPRDAGTNQKSSGIIRLHTIKQIIDKDKHAVLDITPNAVDRLNYAQWYPIVVFLNPDTKQGVKNMRTRLCPDSRKSARKLFDRALKLRKNNHHLFTTTINLNSMNDGWFGALKEIIQQQQNQLVWVSEGKADGATDDDLDLHDDRLSYLSAPGSEYSMYSTDSRHTSDYEDTDTEGGAYTDQELDETLNDDVGLPAEPAITRSSEPVREEPPVIQEPPGYVAYSHSAQPDPLNRIDPAGFKAPVPQQKAEATPSISRQPEPLAEAVPPAADVTVKTVGALSLDEVPAAPYSKPSPSQEAGSLRRPTPELAPQSVTPEPLRSGLAGPEPKMFQKDPYGMENTGRITNSMKAVNYNPPQPYHPDQQSYRDYDHPPNRYDVSSGAGSYPESQYRSNDHIPLYENSVPQYDQQQWNPYGQPPSASNSQGYDLRLRYSDGSDAQYTPPLRYDEPPPQQGFDVRPRYGKPTGPGPVHYDDLPPPPQGSDLGYNQDSHLGYPSASRSPELAPQRPAYNQGPSLQPKGYKPQHYDPTPANSVASLTPPPKAETDSPSPVEVAQLAPSRDEPQEEDPAMRPQSVLTRVKMFENKRSVSVDRARDAGESTGNRAADLPLKAGGVIPKANSLSNLDQEKNFRAPEPQRLQSKAVDDIVRSNHYDPDEDEDYYRKQLSYFDRLQTGPNKSQPQAQTTHSFPRTESVDKPSPLEKKYEPVPQVTPSLPPATLPKPSAEVKPPARENTVQSNFLPQKSFPEKSPVNGTSEQPPKTTGAPSSFNRFVPKPFTTSAKPFARMFDSPKFNHNLLSNDKPEIAPKGPTSTAVKPQIPPQPQNADHDSGVDTFTRTVDNRPKHQQNNVNAVPKAIPVSPSALEDDEDEDEGHTVVATARGIFNSNGGVLSSIETGVSIIIPQGAIPDGVEQEIYFKVCRDNSILPPLDKEKGETLLSPLVMCGPHGLKFLKPVELRLPHCDPKSWQNKSLPGDPNYLVGANCVSVLIDHF from the exons AGTGCAGCAATGGAAGAAACAATAATATGGGAACAGCACACAGTGACTCTTCACAGG GCACCTGGATTTGGGTTTGGGATTGCCATCTCCGGTGGACGAGACAACCCTCACTTCCAGAGTGGAGAGACGTCCATTGTTATATCCGATGTGTTGAAAGGAGGACCTGCAGAGGGTCTGCTACA AGAAAACGATCGAGTCGTGATGGTCAACGGCGTCTCCATGGATAACGTAGAACATGCATATGCTGTTCAGCAGCTGCGCAAGAGTGGCAAAAACGCAAAGATT aCTATTCGTCggaaaagaaaagtacaaatCCCAGTTTCCAAGCCCGGCGATAGGGAGACGATGTCCGAGCACGAGGAAGAGTACAGCGATGAGGACGACGGTTACGATCGCCAAGGTCAAGGCGATCGTAACCGCCAAAGTGCCTTCGGGGGCACAAGCGGAGGCGCTGGCAGGCGTCACGACAGGGAGCGGAGCAACAGCGGGAGGCGGGATCACAGTAACTCACGGGAGAGAAGCATCTCACCACGATCTGATCACCGATCACATTCCTCATCTGCTCCTGCTAAGCCCTCCAAGGTCACCCTAGTCAAGTCTCGCAAAAATGAAG AATATGGCCTACGGCTGGCCAGCCACATCTTCGTGAAAGACATTTCTCCAGAGAGCCTGGCTGCCAGAGATGGAAACATCCGGGAGGGAGATGTTGTGCTAAAG ATCAATGGCACCGTTACAGAGAACCTCTCGCTGATAGATGCCAAGAAACTGATTGAGAGGTCAAAGGGCAAGCTGAAGATGGTGGTGCAGAGAGATGAAAGAGCCACGCTGCTCAACATTCCCGACCTTGACGATAGCATCCCGTCAGCCAATAACTCAGACAGAGATG ACATTTCAGAGATCCATTCGCTGACATCTGACCATTCCAACCGATCCCATGGGATAGGCCAATCACACTCACCTGACAGGCCGGAGACCGCAGACCTCCCCCGTCAATCCCCTCGGCAGATAAGCAACGGCAG cTATCGAAGTCGAGAGGAGGACCGCATCTCCAAACCAGGAGGCATGTCCACTCCGGTCAAAATCTTTGATGACGGTGTTTTGTCTCAGGCCAGCGACCAGGCCAGCTCCATCAATGACAAACAGTTACCTCCGCTGCCTG AACCAAAGCCAGTTTATGCACAGCCTGGTCAGCCAGATGTAGACCTGCCTGTCAGCCCCTCTGATGCACCGGTGCCCAGCGCCGCTCACGACGAAAGCATCCTCAG GCCAAGTATGAAGTTGGTCAAATTCAAGAAGGGAGAGAGTGTTGGGCTGCGGTTAGCAGGGGGGAACGACGTGGGAATATTTGTGGCAGGAGTTTTAGAGGATAGTCCAGCTGCCAAGGAGGGGTTGGAGGAGGGGGACCAGATTCTCAGG GTCAACAATGTGGACTTTGCCAACATCATCCGAGAAGAggcagttttgtttctgctggaTCTCCCAAGAGGAGACATGGTTACCATTCTggcacagaagaaaaaagatg TGTATAGGAAGATTGTGGAGTCGGACGTCGGTGACTCCTTCTACATTCGGACACATTTCGAGTATGAAAAGGAATCTCCGTACGGCTTGAGCTTTAACAAGGGTGAGGTTTTCCGTGTGGTAGATACGCTCTACAATGGCAAGTTGGGTTCCTGGCTCGCTATCCGCATTGGGAAGAATCACCAAGAAGTGGAAAGAGGCATCATTCCCAACAagaacag aGCGGAGCAGCTATCTAGTGTGCAGTACACCCTTCCTAAAACTCCAGGGGGCGACAGAGCAGACTTCTGGAGGTTCAGAGGGTTGCGAAGTTCTAAGAGGAATTTGCGGAAAAGCCGGGAGGACCTGTCGGCTCAGCCGGTTCAGACCAAGTTCCCAGCCTACGAGAGGGTTGTGCTGAGGGAAG CTGGATTCCTGAGGCCAGTGGTTATCTTTGGGCCAATTGCAGATGTGGCCAGAGAGAAACTGGCCAGGGAGGAGCCGGACATTTTTGAGCTAGCAA GGAGCGAACCGAGGGACGCAGGAACCAACCAGAAAAGCTCGGGCATCATTCGCCTGCATACCATCAAGCAAATCATTGATAAA GACAAGCATGCGGTTCTGGACATCACCCCCAACGCTGTGGACCGTCTGAACTACGCTCAGTGGTATCCCATCGTTGTGTTTCTAAACCCAGACACCAAACAGGGGGTCAAGAACATGAGGACACGGCTCTGCCCCGATTCCAGAAAGAGTGCTAGAAAGCTTTTTGATCGAGCTCTCAAGTTACGGAAGAACAACCACCACCTCTTCACCA CAACCATTAACCTGAACAGCATGAATGACGGTTGGTTTGGAGCCCTGAAAGAAAtaatccagcagcagcagaaccagttgGTGTGGGTGTCAGAAGGAAAG GCTGATGGGGCAACCGATGACGACCTAGACCTCCATGACGACCGCCTCTCCTACCTGTCGGCACCGGGCAGTGAGTATTCCATGTACAGCACCGACAGCCGGCACACCTCTGACTACGAGGACACGGACACGGAGGGCGGGGCCTACACCGACCAGGAGTTGGACGAGACGCTGAACGACGACGTGGGTCTGCCCGCCGAGCCGGCCATCACACGCTCTTCGGAGCCCGTACGTGAGGAGCCGCCAGTCATCCAGGAGCCCCCCGGCTACGTGGCCTACTCTCACTCGGCGCAGCCGGACCCGCTGAACCGCATCGATCCGGCTGGGTTCAAAGCCCCAGTGCCGCAGCAG AAAGCAGAGGCCACGCCTAGCATCTCCAGGCAGCCTGAGCCCCTGGCTGAGGCAGTGCCCCCTGCTGCCGACGTTACTGTAAAAACTGTAGGGGCTCTGAGCCTTGATGAGGTTCCTGCAGCTCCTTACAGCAAGCCGAGCCCCAGCCAAGAGGCTGGCTCGCTTAGGAGGCCCACCCCTGAGCTAGCACCTCAGAGCGTCACCCCAGAGCCTCTACGGTCCGGACTGGCTGGTCCAGAACCAAAG ATGTTTCAGAAGGATCCTTACGGCATGGAAAACACAGGGAGAATCACTAACAGCATGAAGGCTGTCAATTACAACCCTCCGCAGCCGTACCACCCCGACCAGCAGTCGTACCGGGATTACGACCACCCGCCGAATCGCTATGACGTCAGCAGCGGGGCCGGGTCTTACCCGGAGTCGCAGTACAGAAGCAACGACCACATCCCGCTCTATGAGAACAGCGTGCCTCAGTACGACCAGCAGCAGTGGAATCCCTACGGCCAGCCGCCCTCTGCTTCCAACTCCCAGGGTTACGATCTCCGGCTGCGTTACAGTGATGGCTCCGATGCGCAGTACACCCCACCTCTACGCTACGACGAACCCCCACCACAGCAGGGATTCGATGTGCGACCTCGCTACGGCAAACCTACAGGTCCGGGCCCGGTTCATTACGACGACCTCCCGCCGCCTCCTCAAGGATCTGACCTCGGCTACAACCAGGATTCCCACCTGGGGTATCCCTCAGCCAGCCGATCCCCAGAACTAGCCCCTCAACGACCCGCCTATAACCAAGGACCCAGCTTGCAGCCGAAAGGCTACAAACCTCAGCACTACGACCCGACTCCAGCAAACTCTGTAGCCAGCCTTACTCCTCCTCCTAAAGCCGAGACAGACTCGCCTTCCCCTGTGGAAGTTGCTCAACTCGCACCTTCCAGAGACGAGCCGCAGGAGGAAGACCCTGCCATGCGACCCCAGTCGGTCCTCACCAGGGTCAAGATGTTTGAGAACAAACGGTCTGTGTCTGTGGACCGCGCCAGAGATGCAGGGGAATCCACTGGAAACAGG GCAGCTGATTTACCCCTGAAAGCAGGTGGTGTGATCCCTAAAGCAAATTCTCTGAGCAACCTGGATCAAGAGAAGAACTTTAG AGCTCCAGAGCCCCAGAGACTGCAGTCCAAGGCAGTCGATGACATTGTCCGCTCTAACCATTACGATCCTGATGAGGACGAGGATTACTACAGGAAGCAGCTGTCCTACTTTGACAGACTTCAGACCGGCCCTAACAAATCCCAGCCACAAGCACAAACAACTCACAGCTTCCCCAG GACTGAGTCCGTAGACAAACCGAGTCCACTGGAGAAAAAGTATGAACCGGTTCCTCAGGTTACCCCCTCTCTGCCACCAGCCACACTGCCTAAACCGTCAGCTGAAG TCAAGCCTCCAGCCCGAGAAAACACTGTCCAGAGCAACTTCCTGCCTCAGAAGAGTTTCCCCGAAAAGTCTCCAGTTAACGGCACAAGCGAGCAGCCTCCAAAGACGACGGGGGCGCCGTCTAGCTTTAACCGCTTCGTTCCCAAGCCCTTCACCACCTCAGCCAAACCTTTCGCGCGGATGTTCGACAGTCCGAAATTCAACCACAATCTTCTGTCCAACGATAAACCTGAGATTGCACCAAAG GGTCCAACCTCCACTGCAGTAAAGCCTCAGATCCCCCCGCAGCCTCAGAACGCGGACCACGACAGCGGCGTGGACACCTTCACACGCACTGTGGATAACCGCCCCAAACACCAGCAGAATAACGTCAACGCCGTTCCCAAGGCCATCCCTGTGAG CCCGAGCGCCCTCGAAGACGACGAGGATGAAGACGAGGGTCACACTGTGGTCGCCACCGCTCGCGGCATCTTCAACAGTAACGGCGGCGTCCTGAGCTCCATCGAAACAGGTGTCAGCATAATTATCCCGCAGGGTGCCATCCCCGACGGAGTGGAGCAGGAGATCTACTTCAAGGTCTGCCGAGACAACAGCATCCTGCCGCCGCTCGACAAGGAGAAAG